In Rhipicephalus microplus isolate Deutch F79 chromosome 7, USDA_Rmic, whole genome shotgun sequence, one genomic interval encodes:
- the LOC119179383 gene encoding uncharacterized protein LOC119179383, with protein MHNPPDQWLRRPLLRVIPLLLYLLGANAIAWQHGDTSPDLGGSAEPCDFHALCSCDRDRAKAYCRGVPLTTLPETSGYSHVTIEGCASLSVLKNASSLRPSDVASLQLSGNRLSRIEHSAFANVPNLTNLDLSRNRLTEFPVGPLLSLTRLQRLDLRFNSISELDAAELTQLARKLLSLRSLHLSGNCITSVRDVTFSAFGNLTILDLDNNDILKIEGRPFPPSLVRLNLTGNLLEHVPGTVLDELRNLSYLLLGDNAIQRLDPNWTLPTDHLDTLSLARNVISQLPQRMFQRKKRVTVRHFIVADNYLRYLPPNLFRALAPRHVSFSVNHLESLPEALFQGLDDVIVHLDLAHNKVSGFPRAIAKLRRLKTLNLRDNQISELDEYDLFSCRVSLRVLDISSNDFDTIPHVALKFLSRLELLNMADNGLTSIENRDFKHGLDGLLSLDLSGNRISHIERHAFEALSKLESLSLAYNPITTINSDWFPKGCPHLKAIDVSGTRLESDTLNSFLQSCQRINSLDAIYAGLPALEPTTLNQMSELTAVNLMQNDWRYIPKGSLNGSVQRNLTAVKINRNRIKWIQPGTFSDLTRLQGIDLSVNEVTHLETKTFNNLPNLTKLHLCRNKISAMDSGALTDLPQLRDIDLSFNRLSDFNVQFIVNRNTPNSLRLNLSHNQISNLKLRGGAEDVILNVTSLDLSHNIIESVARHFFWTTRHSLTSLDLSHNMLSTMSVEMASELPRVKFLDLSHNRIANLSPRSFQASSQIHVLLLSHNRLSSLPEEAFSRMARLQVLDLDYNRIAALPEDAFEETPLVQVSLSRNLLPRPFTKAFVPARVTLTSLDLSHNRIKLIAATEFDHLSNLEHLNLSCNKILILPGQVFANLSRLVVLDVSRNPLLRVDPGSLDLPVTVMSLDDCNLTSVPDVNAPNLVELSLSSNEIANVSKTTFANLGRLRKLDLSSNHLRNIDPALWVHVSNLRSLDLSRNPVRELSSGSFKLLHALHDLDITGLQLVFLDARTLEPLRCLRSVRTNTYSSARAFRLQEMLFQAKALQRLAVQVDEATLSYQIQWAFSKKIKELTVSGAKLRSVAADAFEGLHPHSPFTFRIRDCPLLETLPAALLQRWAELPRLSVDLSDNAALSSFVAEDEEEAAALGEGRTDGTAQEQRLSHYVSSSFSLRGTPWSCDCRLLWFQRRLLRQRQSESTEAGYSAEPRCTVPGSSDRTVAISDLRPNTPHCAGHANSRGNVAATDSLAACCFVMVTAALQASWLKVY; from the exons ATGCACAACCCCCCGGACCAATGGCTGCGTCGTCCACTGCTCAG AGTCATTCCGCTACTGCTGTACCTCCTTGGCGCGAACGCCATAGCTTGGCAGCATGGTGACACCTCTCCAGATCTCGGAGGCAGTGCCGAACCATGCGACTTTCACGCCCTGTGTAGCTGCGACCGCGACCGTGCGAAAGCGTACTGCCGGGGAGTCCCCTTGACGACACTTCCGGAAACGAGCGGTTACTCTCACGTCACCATCGAAGGTTGCGCGTCACTGAGCGTGCTCAAGAACGCCTCCTCTCTGCGTCCCAGCGACGTCGCGTCCCTCCAACTAAGCGGTAACCGGCTGAGCAGAATCGAACACAGTGCGTTCGCGAACGTGCCGAACTTGACTAACCTAGATCTGAGCCGAAACCGATTGACGGAATTTCCGGTTGGACCACTGCTCTCGCTGACCCGCCTTCAGCGACTGGACCTGAGGTTCAATAGCATCAGCGAACTGGACGCGGCGGAACTGACGCAACTGGCGCGCAAACTCCTCAGCCTCAGGAGCCTCCATCTTTCCGGCAACTGCATTACCTCAGTACGTGATGTCACTTTCTCGGCCTTCGGCAACCTGACTATACTAGACCTGGACAACAACGACATCCTCAAGATCGAAGGCCGCCCTTTCCCGCCATCTTTAGTGAGGCTCAATTTGACTGGGAACCTCTTGGAACATGTTCCAGGAACCGTACTAGATGAACTCAGGAACCTTTCTTACTTGCTCCTGGGAGACAACGCGATACAGCGCCTGGATCCCAACTGGACCCTCCCAACGGATCACCTGGACACGTTGAGCCTAGCTCGAAACGTAATCTCCCAGCTGCCCCAGCGAATGTTCCAGAGGAAGAAGAGAGTCACAGTTCGCCATTTCATAGTAGCCGATAACTACCTCCGCTACCTGCCGCCGAACCTGTTTAGGGCATTGGCTCCAAGACACGTTTCCTTCTCAGTGAACCATCTCGAGTCCTTGCCCGAAGCACTCTTTCAAGGactggacgacgtcatcgtccaCTTGGACTTGGCGCACAACAAGGTCAGCGGATTTCCCCGCGCCATCGCAAAGCTCCGAAGACTCAAGACTTTGAACCTGCGCGACAACCAGATCTCTGAGTTGGACGAGTACGATCTCTTTTCGTGCAGAGTGAGCTTACGCGTGCTCGACATATCCAGCAACGATTTCGACACGATCCCTCACGTCGCGCTCAAATTCCTGTCGCGACTGGAGCTGTTGAACATGGCCGACAACGGTTTGACGTCCATAGAAAATAGAGACTTCAAGCACGGTCTAGACGGACTTCTGTCTTTGGATCTCAGCGGGAACAGGATATCGCACATCGAACGACATGCCTTCGAAGCGCTTTCTAAGTTGGAAAGCCTAAGCCTTGCGTACAATCCTATAACGACGATAAACTCAGATTGGTTCCCCAAGGGATGTCCGCACTTAAAAGCCATCGATGTATCCGGGACACGGCTCGAATCAGACACATTGAACAGCTTTCTTCAATCATGTCAAAGGATTAACAGCCTCGATGCTATTTACGCTGGGCTACCTGCTTTAGAACCGACCACATTGAACCAAATGAGTGAGCTTACTGCGGTGAATTTGATGCAGAATGATTGGCGATACATTCCGAAAGGTTCTCTTAACGGCAGCGTTCAGCGAAATTTGACTGCGGTAAAAATTAATCGAAACCGAATCAAGTGGATACAACCAGGCACGTTCAGCGATCTAACGCGTCTGCAAGGCATTGACTTGTCCGTGAACGAAGTCACTCACCTCGAAACAAAGACGTTCAATAACTTGCCAAACCTCACGAAGTTGCACTTGTGTCGCAACAAAATTTCTGCGATGGACTCGGGAGCGTTAACCGACCTCCCTCAACTCAGGGATATCGACCTAAGTTTTAATAGGTTGTCAGACTTCAACGTGCAGTTTATCGTCAACCGTAACACTCCCAATTCACTGAGACTCAACCTTTCACATAACCAAATAAGTAACCTCAAGCTGCGTGGCGGAGCTGAGGACGTCATCCTAAACGTGACTTCCCTGGACCTCAGTCACAACATTATCGAAAGCGTGGCCCGCCACTTTTTCTGGACGACGCGACACAGCTTGACGTCTCTCGACTTGTCCCACAACATGCTGTCAACCATGTCAGTCGAAATGGCGTCCGAGCTACCACGCGTCAAATTCCTCGACCTGAGTCACAATCGCATCGCTAACCTCTCGCCCAGGTCCTTTCAGGCGTCCTCTCAGATCCACGTGCTCCTTCTTAGTCACAATCGGCTATCGTCCCTCCCCGAAGAGGCCTTCTCGAGGATGGCTCGGCTTCAGGTCTTGGACCTCGACTACAACCGCATCGCGGCTCTCCCGGAAGACGCCTTCGAAGAGACGCCCCTAGTTCAGGTCTCTTTGTCGCGAAACTTGCTGCCCAGGCCCTTCACCAAGGCGTTCGTGCCCGCTAGAGTCACCCTGACAAGCTTGGACCTGTCGCACAACCGAATAAAGCTGATCGCAGCGACCGAGTTCGACCACCTTTCGAACCTCGAGCACCTGAACCTGTCCTGCAACAAGATACTGATCCTACCGGGCCAGGTTTTCGCGAATCTCAGCCGCCTTGTGGTCTTGGACGTGTCTCGAAATCCGTTGCTCCGTGTGGATCCCGGGTCTCTGGACCTACCCGTAACTGTAATGTCTCTCGATGATTGCAACCTGACATCTGTGCCGGATGTGAACGCGCCGAATCTCGTTGAACTCTCGCTCAGCTCAAACGAGATCGCGAACGTGTCGAAGACAACGTTCGCGAATTTGGGCAGGCTCCGAAAGCTCGACCTGTCGTCGAACCACCTTCGGAACATAGACCCCGCGCTGTGGGTGCACGTGAGTAACCTGCGTAGCTTAGATCTCTCGAGGAATCCCGTCAGAGAGCTCAGCAGTGGAAGCTTTAAGCTGCTCCATGCGCTCCATGACCTCGACATTACGGGTCTCCAGCTGGTCTTTCTGGATGCTCGCACACTGGAACCGCTCAG GTGCCTACGCAGTGTCAGGACGAACACGTACTCGAGTGCGAGGGCCTTCAGACTCCAAGAGATGCTGTTCCAGGCCAAGGCTCTTCAAAGGCTGGCGGTGCAAGTGGACGAGGCGACCCTCTCCTACCAAATTCAGTGGGCCTTCAGCAAGAAG ATCAAAGAGCTGACCGTGAGCGGTGCCAAGCTGCGCTCGGTGGCGGCCGACGCGTTCGAAGGTCTGCACCCGCACAGCCCCTTCACGTTCCGGATTCGGGACTGTCCTCTGCTGGAGACGCTGCCGGCCGCGCTCCTGCAGAGGTGGGCCGAGTTGCCCCGCCTCAGCGTCGACCTGTCGGACAACGCCGCGCTCTCGTCGTTCGTCGCCGAAGACGAAGAAGAGGCGGCGGCCCTCGGCGAAGGGCGCACCGACGGCACGGCACAGGAACAACGACTCTCGCACTACGTCAGCA GCTCTTTCTCGCTACGAGGCACCCCGTGGTCTTGCGACTGCCGACTGCTGTGGTTCCAGCGCCGCCTGCTCAGGCAGCGGCAGTCCGAATCGACGGAGGCAGGCTACAGCGCCGAACCGCGGTGCACCGTTCCAGGAAGTAGCGACAGGACTGTGGCCATCAGCGACCTTCGGCCCAACACGCCTCACTGCGCGGGCCACGCGAACAGTCGAGGAAACGTGGCGGCTACCGACTCCCTCGCTGCGTGCTGCTTCGTCATGGTTACCGCGGCGCTACAGGCGTCCTGGCTGAAGGTTTACTGA